The sequence ATGGATTGCAGCGGCAACACAGGCTTTGCTACCGTGGGCCCCGATGAAATTTTCAAAGTGGGAAATGGAGATTGCACTAACCCAGAAGATCCCGCTAAGAAACTGAAACAACTCCTCGTCCATGACGGCAGTGGCAGCTACAAAGTCTATACGCTGAGCCAGGAAGAGGCCAGAAATGTCATGCTTGAATTGAAAGAGTATATGAAATCCAGAAAAGGCGTTCTTGACCGATCGGATGCTGTAATTATCAGCCAGTGAGTCAGATGAAAAACGCTATACGTTCTTTTACCACCTCTTTTCTTTTTCTACTCACCGTCCTTTCCATAGTAACGGGTTGCTCTTCAGTGCAACATACCTCAAGGACATCGATTGAAGTTGTGAAAATGCCAACTGCTGTTAATTTGCAGGACAGCGATTTTGTCAAATCAACTTTATTGGAGCAGTATAAAGAATGGTATCGAACACCATACCGGATGGGTGGCTTAAACAAACGCGGTATTGACTGTTCCGGCTTTACGTATGTCACTTTCCGTTCAAAACTCGGACGTATTCTTCCCCGAACAACGGATTTACAAGTTCAGACAGGACGGCAGGTGGCTCGGAGAAATTTACAGATCGGTGACCTTGTGTTCTTCAAAACAAGCCTCTTTTACAAACATGTGGGCGTATACCTGGGAGATTCAAAATTCCTTCATGCCTCCACAAGCAGTGGAGTGATCATCTCAAACCTGAACGACCGGTACTGGAATGAAAACTATTGGACAGCAAGGCGTATTGACAGCTGAAGAGGATTTACCTTTTTCAATTCAATCTGATCAATACTGAAATTTCGGCAGAAACCGGAACAAAAAAAAGGTGTTGGGTGACTTCTCACCCAGCACCTTTTTCTGCTTCAAAAACCTTCCAGTTATCGATCTACTGGAAAAACAGACATCCCCTTGGTTAGACTGCCTCCTGAAACAGGGGCACAGTAGGATATTTTCTCTTTTGTACTTGTAACCTTGATGGTACCAGCGACCGTCATCTCAGAATCGAGAACCTCACCGGTATCAGGGTCAACCAGTTCTTCCACTGAGCCAACATTAAACTGCCTGCCGACTTCCACACCTTCACGACTACCACGATTGATAACAATCTTGTCACCTTTCGCCAGAATAACAGAGCCTTCCCAGGGGATCCCCTCAAGCTGCTTGATAAGGAAGATAACAGCCTGACCGACGGCATCTTCGAGTGCCTTGCCCACATTATCTTTTTCAGCTCCGCCAAAGTTGCCACCCAAGCCGCCAAGTGCTCCACCGTGATACCCGACGGTAAAGCCCCTTTTGCCGGAAACACCAACAACGTCGGTGGATGCCTTCACCTGTCCTGTTTCCGAATCAACCAGATATATGGTAACATTCATTTCAGCTTTTCCTGCAGAACCGCCAATACTAAAGCCCTGAAAACTTAAGCCACCGCCACCACTTCCAGTGTCATCCTGAACGTGAGTGATGGAGCCACGCACAAGAAGTTGCGCGGGAGTCATTCGGCCGATCTTGGCAGTTTTCTTGCCCTGAGCTGTACGACCTGATGCAGCAAAATCCTGCTCTGCCATGGCAGCCTGTCTCATCTCGCCATCACCAAGCACTATAAACCATCCAGATTCGTGGAGAAGATTGGTCATAACAGTCTTCATGCCATCTCCGACACTCCAGCGACCATGCCACCCAGCTTCGTTCTTGAATTCTGTAACTGTGATAGAGTATCGTAGATTACCGGCAGGAGGTGCCGGAATAGTATTTTCCGCTGCTGCCCAGCTTAGAGGTAAAATAAGTACAACGATCAGAGTCAATCCAGCCAATATTGATTTCTTCATCCAGTTCTCCTTTTTAAAAAGCTTCTTGATTGATACAACATACCGGAAACATATCGTAAAAACGCTTGGAAATCAAACACTTTATAGACATGGCAGAAGCGTTCAGCCAAGTTCACCAAAGCTTTCCCAGAAGGTTGGAAAGGATTTGGCGACACAATTCTCTCCTCGTATCTTGACACCAGGAACACGAAGTCCTGCTACGGCAAAACTCATGGCCATCCTATGATCGTTATAGGTTTCAATCTCAGCTCCGTGCAGGCATGCACCACCGTCGCCATGGATCACCATAAAATCATCACCCTCCTCAACTCTGGCTCCCATTTTTGTCAGTTCAGTCAGGGTGGCGGAGAGTCTGTCACACTCCTTGATGCGCAGATGAGCAATATTGGTAATGACAGTTTTGCCATGGGCAAAGGCTGCAACCACTGCTAGTGTTGGTACCACATCCGGCATATTTCCCATGTCCACCGTAATACCGTCCAGATGGTCACGTCCTCTCAATGTAATACCGCCACCGTCCAGACTTATCTCGCACCCCATCCTGGCAAGAAGCGGTGCCAGGTCAGCATCTCCCTGTAAAGAAGGCACCGGCACATTTGCCACGGTGACCCGCCCTCCTGTTATGGCTGCCGCAGCCCAGAAATATGATGCATTGGACGCATCCCCCTCAATTTCATATTCCATAGCCCGATAGCAGCCCTGGGGAATAGTGAAAGAGGTGAAAGCTTCATTACATTCAACACTCACGCCAAAATCGGACATCACCGACAGAGTCATGGCAACATAGGGTTTAGACAGTACCTCTCCATTCACTTCCAGAGTAGCTGGTTGCGCAGCATAGGGTGCAACAAGCAGCAGGGATGAAACATACTGACTTGACTTGCCTTCAGGAAGAATTGTTGCTCCACCTGTTATTCCCTTACTCTTGAGGTGCAGCGGGGGACATCCTGTCCCGTTCACAGATGCAATATCAACGCCCCAGCCCTGCAAAGCCTCCATAAGCGGCCCGATCGGTCGTTCCTGCATGCGTTCTTCACCGTCAATCCGGAAATCACCCTGGCCAAGCGCTGTAACCGAAGTGAGAAAACGAGTGGCGGTTCCATTATTTCCTAGAAAGATATCTTCTTCAGGAGTTACAAGTTTTCCACCACTGCCGTGAACAACCCAGGAATTCTCACCCCTCTCGACTAAAATCCCCATCTGTTCAAGAGCTTTCGACGTATAGCTTGTATCTTCACTTGCAAGGGGCCCGATAAGTTTACTTGTTCCATCTGCAAGGGCAGCTGCAATCAAAGCACGTTGAGTCAGACTTTTTGATCCTGGCACAACAACGGTGGCATCAACTTTAGACACTGGTTTTATTTCTATCATATTCAATCACTAGTAATTTCAATTTTCTTTTTTTTAAAACACTTAACAACTGGAACTGATTGAGCATTGTGGGTGTTTAGCACTCAACAATCCACCGCGAAGCGAGGACATTTGGTGATACAACCCACAAGAGGATCGCCCATTATTTTTTCCGAGCAAGAACTTCCACAAGTGCTTTACGCATAACTGAAACAGGAGCATCCTTTCCCGTCCAGATCTCGAATTGCGCGACACCCTGGTACAAAAGCATCTCAAGCCCATTGATTATTTTACAACCACCCGCTTCCGCTTCCCTGAGCAACCGGGTCTTCATGGGAGCATACACAATATCCATTACTACCTGAAATTGGGAGGTAACCTCTTCAGAAACAGGAGTATTTTCTATCTGGGGAACCATCCCAACAGATGTGGCATTGATTAAAACGTCCCCACGCAACCTATCGCTTTCCTCAAGGGAAATCCAGGGACAGTGCAATTCATCGGCTAATCTGCGACCACGTGACTCAGTACGACTACAAAGAGTTATGGACGCACCCTTTTCCAATAACCCAAAACCAATGGCCCGCGCTGAACCACCGGCACCAAGGATCACAGCGTGTGCACCACTCAGATCAATTTCTTCTTCTAAAGCACGGGTTGCTCCCAGCCAATCCGTATTCAGTCCAGTGAGTACTTTTTCCGTATTCACAATGGTATTTACTGCACCAATTTTAACGGCAACTGGATCAACAGTATCAAGCAGAGCCATAACGCTCTCTTTATGAGGAATGGTAACGCTGAGTCCCTGTATCCCGAGACCACGTATACCGGTAACCGCAGCGGCGATATCAGATGCCGGAAAGGGAAGATACACCGCATCAATACCCAATGCTGCCAGGGCGGCATTGTGCATGGCAGGACTCAATGAATGAGTCACCGGATTTCCAATTATGCCATACAAAACTGTTGTACCACTAATAGCCATGCACTAGACTCTCATCAAGAAATGAATTTCACGCAAACTTCCGACGGACAACTGTCCAGGGGCCGTGGCCTCATCATCACTCACCGAACAGTAGGTCATATATCCGCCGAGCTCACAGGTAGCCACACGGCTCACCACTCCCGGGCGTCCCATGCAAAAGGCAATCAACGGGAAACCGAGCTGTTCTGCCACTTCCTGGAGCTGCAGAACCCGTAATACATCTCGATGCGAATGAGCCGTTGTAATAATTTTTCCGATATCAGCTCCCTTATCCTGCATCAGAGCCATGCGTCCAACCAATTCTTCACGCGTTGGAGTATCTTTAAAATTATGCCAGGAAAGAATAAGCTTCGTCCTACTCTCCTGCAGAGCCATACGCATCCTCTGGTGAGAATCATCGGGGGCAAGAAGTTCCAGATCAACGTATCCGCAATTTTCCGTAACGGCCTCAAGCAATGGTCCTATTCGCTGCTCTTCTTTTCCTACAAATTCCCCACCTTCCCAATCCGGTCTATTCGTAAAAAGAAGAGGTGTCCGCAGGGTATTGACAAAGGGGGACACAGCTGGCGTGTGCAAAAAATCAAGTCGAATTTCAAGAACATCGGCCTGGGCAGCGACGGAGTCTGCGATGGCCAGAGCATCATCGATACTGGAGCGACCGATGGAGACACATATACGGGAGTGAGATTTCATAAGCCCCTATTTTGTTTTCTTTTCAGCGATTTTTATAGCCCAGGCCACAAGAAGAGAGACTACTGTGAGATCATCAAGCAAGCCAAAGCCCACAATCCAGTCTGGAACAAGATCAAAGGGAGAGAGAATATAGAGAATTGCAAAAGCCAGAATAGCCTTCACCTTCCATGGTGTATCACGTCTAAAAAGAAGACGCGCCCATGACTGAATCCTGCCCCATAACGGTAACTGACCTGGGCTGTTTTTCGGTGACGAAGTCATGATCAGGGAAGAATAAGCCCTCCAATCAACTCTCTTACGGATCCGAGTTTCTGTTCAGCAACGTAATGAGCCAGCCCCTCGACGGCATCCTCACTGGCCCGTGGATTGACAAAATTAGCTGTACCGATTTGAACCGCTGTAGCCCCTGCGAGCATAAACTCAACAACATCCTCGGCAGTTTCAATACCTCCGATGCCAATGACCGGAATAGAGACAGCCTGTGCCACCTGATAAACCATTCGCAGAGCAACGGGTTTTATTGCAGGACCAGACAAGCCTCCTATTACGTTGGCGAGACGGGGACGTCTGCTGCGAGAATCAATTGCCATACCAATCAGGGTGTTAATAAGGGAAACCGCATCAGCTCCGGCATCCTCAACGGAACGGGCAATAGCACTAATATCAGTAACATTTGGAGAAAGCTTCACAACAACGGGAACAGTTGATTCGGCTTTCACTGCACTGGTAACGGCAGCAGCCATCTCCGGAACCGTTCCAAAGGCTACACCACCTTTTTTCACATTCGGACATGAAATATTCACCTCAATACCAGAAACTCCCTGAACCCCTGCAAGACGAGCGGCTATCTCTTTGTACTCATCAAGCGTATCGCCAAGAATGTTAACAAAGACAGGAACAGGAATACCCTGCAACGATGCCATTTTGTCAGAGATAAAACGTTCAACACCAACGTTTTCAAGTCCAATGGCATTCAACATCCCAGCGGATGTTTCAACAATTCTCGGTGGCGGGTTACCGGATCGCGGCTCAAGAGAAATTCCCTTTACTACCACAGCCCCCAGACGATGAAGATTAACGTAGGGCATGAACTCTCTGGCATAGCCAAATGTTCCCGATGCGGTCATTACAGGATTTCTAAGACTGAGCGTTCCGATGGAGACCCTCAGGTCAACACCGTTTACTTGACTTGCCATAGTAGCTCCTTCGCGTCAAAAACAGGGCCATCACAGCAGGCATGTGCGTAACCACCCCTTTCCACAGGCACAATGCATCCAAGGCACGCTCCCATTCCACACGCCATGCTAGTCTCCATGGACACCTGACAAGCATACCCTCTATCCTTACACAAGAGATGAACCGCAGCCATCATGGGATGAGGCCCACAAACGTAAGCCTGGCAGTTAGGTCCTAAATCAAGACCTTTCAAGACATCGGTAACCAGGCCATGATGCCCTAATGTCCCATCATCCGTTGCGGAATGGACAGACAGACCAAGTTCGTTGAAATCATTAACAAGTGGATCAAGTTCCTCACGGGTTCTGGCGCCTAAAATAACGAGGGGAGGATTACTGGTGCATTTACGTGACAAATATTTTCCGAGAAAAAGGAGCGGCGCAATGCCCATACCGCCACCAACCAGGCAATGGGTACGCTGGCAGTCCACTCTAAAACCTTGACCGAGAGGACCTAGAATAGAAAGGTATTCTCCCTCACGACAGTGAGCGAGCAGTGAAGTCCCTCTTCCAACCACCTTAAAAAGAATCTGAAAATGTTTTCCATTACTGGTCTGTGAGATAGAGAAGGGTCGACGGAGCAAGGGATCGTTGCTATTACCGGTTCGGACCATGACAAATTGTCCAGGTTGGGCAAGGGAGGTAATATCAGGGGAGTCCAGTGTCAAGCGGACAATATCTGAAGCGAAACGCTCAATGCGAATAATCTGTGTTTTTTCCTGGAATTGAGACATGGTTAGGGCTAGTATTTATAGTAATCTAAATGACCAATCAGCAAAATTCAATTACCGATCACATTCTATGGATATTATGCTCTTCGTTCTTATCACAGCCTTCTCCTTCGGGGCAATTGTCGGAAGCTTCCTGAACGTCGTTATTCTTCGTCTGCCAAATGAAGGGGAATCAATCGTATTTCCAGCTTCACACTGTACCAGTTGCATGACGAATCTTCGCTGGTATGAAAATATCCCAATATTGAGTTTCCTGGCACTTCGCGGCAGATGCAGCCACTGCCGTGAAAAAATTTCATTTCAATATCCTGTAGTTGAAATGAGCATGGCACTGCTCTCAACAGCCACCGTATACCAGTTCGGACTCAGTATCGCAACTATCGGCTATTTTATATTTAGCGCAGCACTACTTGTCATTATCTGGATCGATATTTACCACCAGATTATCCCTGACCTTATCTCCCTGCCAGGAATCGTCCTCGGTTTTCTCTTTTCATTGGTCAGCCCCGTCCTATCCTGGCAGGATTCACTCATCGGCATACTTACCGGTGGTGGAATTCTTTATATCATTGCCTTTCTCTATTTTCTATGGCGCAGAGTAGATGGTATGGGTGGGGGAGATATCAAACTGCTTGCCATGATTGGTGCCTTTCTTGGCTGGCAGTCTCTGCCTTTTGTAATTTTTGCAAGTTCACTCACTGGTACAGTAGTTGGCCTGGGAGCCATGATCAAACAGAAAAAAGGTGCCCAGACACGGATACCTTTCGGTCCATTCCTCTCCGTTGCGGCCCTTACTTACTTATTCTTCCAGCAAGAAATTATTCTGTTATATGAACTCTATGTAAACATGGCTTATTAGTATCTTAGAAAGAAAGCCAATATAAAAGCAATTTATAGAGTATTACTATATTTTTTCTGTTGGCACTGGTGTTTCAAAGTGCAGATCAGATGGATTTATTCCTGAATTCAGATCATTTCCCAGTTTTTTCCCTAGCTCCTGTGCACTCGCAAACTGTTTTCTACTATGTCCATACTTTGGATAATATTTGCGAAACCAGCCTTTACCACGTTCAGGCATCTTTCCGGCAAGTTTCAAAAAGACTCCGATGGTATTCCACGGCTCAGACGTTGGATGTTTAAAGACTATGGGATTAACAACAGTTTTTGCTCCGCATTTCCTTAACAGCGAGCGCAGTCCCCAAAAATGAACGCGCCAATAGCCACGGCACGAGATCATTGGCAGCACTTCCTGATTGGCAAACAACTTTTCACCGTAAAGATCTAAAAATGAGAGGATAATTCCTGAGGGATTATAGGACCAGGTTGGCCCTGCAATAATAATCAAATCCCAGTCAATAAAAATTTTTGAATCAACAGGTTGTACTGGATAACGCTTGCGTAAAAAAGTCTGAAACATCATAAGAACTGTGGCAGGAATTGTACCAATGGGAAAACGTAATTCCTGTACTGGAACCAGTCTCTCCCATGTAACTTCAATTTCACATTTTTCCAGTCCTCTAATCAGTTTTTTGAGCAGATTCCGTGTCTGATGGCTGTAGGAGTAGGAAACTATGAGTATTCTTTTTTGTGACACAAGCTATCCTTTAGTATCAATTTTCTAACATATTGCCTGCAATCACTATACCGTACAAAAGTGCAAAAAAAAAGCCCCCGATTACTCGGGGGCTCGAAAAGCTGTCAAATAAAAGTAGCTGTTTACTACCCTTCTACTTCATGTTCAACACCAATTGCGATTTTATAGAGAAGGGTAACTACCATAAAACCCGTCGCCCATACACCAATGGTGATTCCAAGCTCATTGGCTGTGGGAATATACTCGGTGATCTCATGAAGACCATTGGGTACAAAACCGGCAAGGACGAAACCGATGCCCTTATCGAGCCAGAAGGCGAGGAACAAGGCTGCACAGCCCATCCCAAGAACAAAATCATTCTTTTTAGCCGCCGGGGTAGCAAGCACTGCAATGGATCCAAAGGCCAGTATTACAAAGGCCCACATGAACGGAACCAGATTATTGTAGACATGACCATGATGCTCAAGACCAAAGAAAAGATACTCAAGCGAGTGCTTGTGACCGGGAATATTGGAATAATAACCAACAAAGAATTCAAGACCGACAAAGAACATATTCAGCAGTGCTGCATAAATAATAATGGTTATAAGCTTGTTCATCGCCTTGCGTCCTGCATCAAATCCTGCAACACGCTTCAGAACAAGACAGGCAACAACGATAAGAGCCGGTCCTGCAGCAAAAGCTGATGCAAGAAAACGGGGTGCAATGATAGCGGAGAGCCAGAAATGACGTCCTGGCAGACCGCAGTAGAGCATAGCCGTAACCGTATGGATGGAGATA comes from Desulfocapsa sulfexigens DSM 10523 and encodes:
- a CDS encoding NlpC/P60 family protein, with translation MKNAIRSFTTSFLFLLTVLSIVTGCSSVQHTSRTSIEVVKMPTAVNLQDSDFVKSTLLEQYKEWYRTPYRMGGLNKRGIDCSGFTYVTFRSKLGRILPRTTDLQVQTGRQVARRNLQIGDLVFFKTSLFYKHVGVYLGDSKFLHASTSSGVIISNLNDRYWNENYWTARRIDS
- a CDS encoding CsgG/HfaB family protein, encoding MKKSILAGLTLIVVLILPLSWAAAENTIPAPPAGNLRYSITVTEFKNEAGWHGRWSVGDGMKTVMTNLLHESGWFIVLGDGEMRQAAMAEQDFAASGRTAQGKKTAKIGRMTPAQLLVRGSITHVQDDTGSGGGGLSFQGFSIGGSAGKAEMNVTIYLVDSETGQVKASTDVVGVSGKRGFTVGYHGGALGGLGGNFGGAEKDNVGKALEDAVGQAVIFLIKQLEGIPWEGSVILAKGDKIVINRGSREGVEVGRQFNVGSVEELVDPDTGEVLDSEMTVAGTIKVTSTKEKISYCAPVSGGSLTKGMSVFPVDR
- the aroA gene encoding 3-phosphoshikimate 1-carboxyvinyltransferase; this encodes MIEIKPVSKVDATVVVPGSKSLTQRALIAAALADGTSKLIGPLASEDTSYTSKALEQMGILVERGENSWVVHGSGGKLVTPEEDIFLGNNGTATRFLTSVTALGQGDFRIDGEERMQERPIGPLMEALQGWGVDIASVNGTGCPPLHLKSKGITGGATILPEGKSSQYVSSLLLVAPYAAQPATLEVNGEVLSKPYVAMTLSVMSDFGVSVECNEAFTSFTIPQGCYRAMEYEIEGDASNASYFWAAAAITGGRVTVANVPVPSLQGDADLAPLLARMGCEISLDGGGITLRGRDHLDGITVDMGNMPDVVPTLAVVAAFAHGKTVITNIAHLRIKECDRLSATLTELTKMGARVEEGDDFMVIHGDGGACLHGAEIETYNDHRMAMSFAVAGLRVPGVKIRGENCVAKSFPTFWESFGELG
- a CDS encoding shikimate dehydrogenase translates to MAISGTTVLYGIIGNPVTHSLSPAMHNAALAALGIDAVYLPFPASDIAAAVTGIRGLGIQGLSVTIPHKESVMALLDTVDPVAVKIGAVNTIVNTEKVLTGLNTDWLGATRALEEEIDLSGAHAVILGAGGSARAIGFGLLEKGASITLCSRTESRGRRLADELHCPWISLEESDRLRGDVLINATSVGMVPQIENTPVSEEVTSQFQVVMDIVYAPMKTRLLREAEAGGCKIINGLEMLLYQGVAQFEIWTGKDAPVSVMRKALVEVLARKK
- the aroD gene encoding type I 3-dehydroquinate dehydratase, which produces MKSHSRICVSIGRSSIDDALAIADSVAAQADVLEIRLDFLHTPAVSPFVNTLRTPLLFTNRPDWEGGEFVGKEEQRIGPLLEAVTENCGYVDLELLAPDDSHQRMRMALQESRTKLILSWHNFKDTPTREELVGRMALMQDKGADIGKIITTAHSHRDVLRVLQLQEVAEQLGFPLIAFCMGRPGVVSRVATCELGGYMTYCSVSDDEATAPGQLSVGSLREIHFLMRV
- a CDS encoding YkvA family protein, translating into MTSSPKNSPGQLPLWGRIQSWARLLFRRDTPWKVKAILAFAILYILSPFDLVPDWIVGFGLLDDLTVVSLLVAWAIKIAEKKTK
- a CDS encoding dihydroorotate dehydrogenase — protein: MASQVNGVDLRVSIGTLSLRNPVMTASGTFGYAREFMPYVNLHRLGAVVVKGISLEPRSGNPPPRIVETSAGMLNAIGLENVGVERFISDKMASLQGIPVPVFVNILGDTLDEYKEIAARLAGVQGVSGIEVNISCPNVKKGGVAFGTVPEMAAAVTSAVKAESTVPVVVKLSPNVTDISAIARSVEDAGADAVSLINTLIGMAIDSRSRRPRLANVIGGLSGPAIKPVALRMVYQVAQAVSIPVIGIGGIETAEDVVEFMLAGATAVQIGTANFVNPRASEDAVEGLAHYVAEQKLGSVRELIGGLILP
- a CDS encoding dihydroorotate dehydrogenase electron transfer subunit is translated as MSQFQEKTQIIRIERFASDIVRLTLDSPDITSLAQPGQFVMVRTGNSNDPLLRRPFSISQTSNGKHFQILFKVVGRGTSLLAHCREGEYLSILGPLGQGFRVDCQRTHCLVGGGMGIAPLLFLGKYLSRKCTSNPPLVILGARTREELDPLVNDFNELGLSVHSATDDGTLGHHGLVTDVLKGLDLGPNCQAYVCGPHPMMAAVHLLCKDRGYACQVSMETSMACGMGACLGCIVPVERGGYAHACCDGPVFDAKELLWQVK
- a CDS encoding prepilin peptidase gives rise to the protein MDIMLFVLITAFSFGAIVGSFLNVVILRLPNEGESIVFPASHCTSCMTNLRWYENIPILSFLALRGRCSHCREKISFQYPVVEMSMALLSTATVYQFGLSIATIGYFIFSAALLVIIWIDIYHQIIPDLISLPGIVLGFLFSLVSPVLSWQDSLIGILTGGGILYIIAFLYFLWRRVDGMGGGDIKLLAMIGAFLGWQSLPFVIFASSLTGTVVGLGAMIKQKKGAQTRIPFGPFLSVAALTYLFFQQEIILLYELYVNMAY
- a CDS encoding flavodoxin family protein — encoded protein: MSQKRILIVSYSYSHQTRNLLKKLIRGLEKCEIEVTWERLVPVQELRFPIGTIPATVLMMFQTFLRKRYPVQPVDSKIFIDWDLIIIAGPTWSYNPSGIILSFLDLYGEKLFANQEVLPMISCRGYWRVHFWGLRSLLRKCGAKTVVNPIVFKHPTSEPWNTIGVFLKLAGKMPERGKGWFRKYYPKYGHSRKQFASAQELGKKLGNDLNSGINPSDLHFETPVPTEKI
- the dsrP gene encoding sulfate reduction electron transfer complex DsrMKJOP subunit DsrP produces the protein MIEKTLKGKPAYWIWLAFLGMFMAIGAACYVRQYNFGLGMTGMSRDVSWGLYISQFTFLVGVAAGGVMLVLPYYIHNYKEFGRITILGEFLAIGAIVMCLLFIMADLGQPMRALNVVLHPTPNSMLFYDAIVLNGYLFLNVLCGWVILTAEKKQVKPPKWIYFFVYLSIPFAISIHTVTAMLYCGLPGRHFWLSAIIAPRFLASAFAAGPALIVVACLVLKRVAGFDAGRKAMNKLITIIIYAALLNMFFVGLEFFVGYYSNIPGHKHSLEYLFFGLEHHGHVYNNLVPFMWAFVILAFGSIAVLATPAAKKNDFVLGMGCAALFLAFWLDKGIGFVLAGFVPNGLHEITEYIPTANELGITIGVWATGFMVVTLLYKIAIGVEHEVEG